The following proteins are co-located in the Methylomonas sp. 11b genome:
- a CDS encoding TolC family outer membrane protein, with protein sequence MTKLLLTFLVALIWGSPAFCQDLLETYQLAKANDPEFKSSDINKLATAEIKSQSIAQMLPNLSFSANSSRNRLESTSFLGTTLQHYWDSKLGINLKQPVFHWDHWVQLDQADNKIAQAEAQFQAKQQSLMRRTAEAYFNILAAQDNLEFANSEKKSIEKQLEQAKQRFDVGIIAITDVYEAQAGYDRALASEIEAGNLLDNSKEALREIIGENAAELNSLQPQIPLSPPAPEDLSSWANTAENNNFSIVAQINQAEYVRKNVELQQSKHLPTLDIVAQYSEMDTGNQYGLRGDNESFGLQLNLPLYEGGGTSSRSRQAAYEYEAAKEDLTKVKRSINRGVKDAFRGVVSSISRVKALEATSKSAAMAVEAAEAGFEVGTRTMVDVLAEQRNLFRAKSDHARSRYDYLINGIKLKEAAGSLNEQDLEQINQYLQGTLSKN encoded by the coding sequence ATGACAAAACTGTTACTCACGTTTTTGGTAGCTCTGATATGGGGAAGCCCCGCTTTTTGCCAGGATTTGCTGGAAACCTATCAGCTGGCGAAAGCAAATGACCCGGAGTTTAAAAGTTCGGACATCAATAAATTAGCCACCGCCGAAATCAAGTCGCAAAGCATCGCACAGATGTTGCCGAATCTTTCCTTTAGTGCCAACAGCAGCCGCAATCGTCTGGAAAGTACCAGCTTTTTGGGAACCACATTGCAGCATTATTGGGACAGCAAATTGGGCATCAATTTGAAACAACCGGTGTTTCATTGGGACCATTGGGTACAGCTCGATCAGGCTGATAACAAAATTGCTCAGGCGGAAGCACAATTCCAAGCCAAACAACAAAGCTTGATGCGCAGAACCGCCGAGGCTTATTTCAACATATTGGCCGCGCAAGACAATCTGGAATTTGCCAACTCGGAAAAAAAATCCATCGAAAAGCAATTAGAGCAGGCCAAACAGCGTTTCGACGTCGGTATCATTGCTATTACTGACGTTTATGAAGCCCAAGCCGGCTATGACAGGGCCCTGGCAAGCGAGATCGAAGCGGGAAACCTTTTGGATAACAGCAAGGAAGCGCTGCGGGAAATCATAGGCGAAAACGCCGCCGAACTGAACAGTTTGCAACCGCAAATCCCACTCAGCCCGCCGGCACCGGAAGATCTGTCGTCCTGGGCGAATACCGCCGAGAACAACAATTTCTCTATTGTCGCTCAGATCAATCAAGCCGAATATGTCCGCAAAAACGTCGAGTTGCAACAATCCAAGCATCTGCCAACCCTTGACATCGTTGCTCAATACAGCGAAATGGACACAGGCAACCAATACGGTTTGCGCGGCGACAATGAAAGCTTCGGATTGCAACTAAACCTGCCTTTATACGAAGGCGGCGGCACCTCTTCCCGCAGCCGCCAGGCAGCTTACGAGTATGAAGCCGCCAAGGAAGATTTGACTAAAGTAAAACGCAGCATCAATCGTGGCGTTAAAGACGCGTTTCGGGGCGTAGTTTCCAGCATCAGCAGAGTCAAAGCGCTGGAAGCCACCAGCAAATCCGCTGCAATGGCAGTGGAAGCCGCCGAAGCCGGTTTTGAAGTGGGCACCCGCACCATGGTGGATGTGCTCGCTGAACAACGCAACCTTTTTAGAGCCAAAAGCGATCACGCCAGAAGCCGTTACGACTATCTGATTAACGGCATCAAACTCAAAGAAGCGGCCGGCAGCCTGAATGAACAGGACTTGGAGCAGATCAATCAATATTTGCAGGGAACGCTGAGTAAGAACTAG
- a CDS encoding pyridoxal phosphate-dependent aminotransferase, whose protein sequence is MKHHVAERMRGISSFYVMELLQRAKQLEQQGRDIIHMEIGEPDFETPPAILAAGNAFMQGREVKYTAAAGLPELRRSIADYYQAQYGVDLDPKRVFITPGASGAFLLAFGISLNPGEQILMADPCYPCNDNFVQLFDGKTRFVNVGAETAYQLNAELIRQHWQPASKGVLIASPSNPTGTIIGNDALRDAIQQTHALGGCFYSDEIYHGLVYGETVSSALEFSDDVFVINSFSKFFGMTGWRIGWLIVPEDFIDAVEKLAQNIFISTPTHSQYAALACFSTENMAELYRRRDEFEKRRDFLYDNLLRLGFKIACKPQGAFYIYADCSAFTDDSFEFAKQLLEQEGVAVTPGKDFGQYLANQHIRFAYTASTDRMAAALQRLERFICQ, encoded by the coding sequence ATGAAACACCACGTCGCCGAGCGAATGCGCGGCATCAGCTCATTTTATGTGATGGAATTATTACAGCGCGCGAAGCAGCTTGAACAGCAAGGTCGCGACATCATTCACATGGAAATTGGCGAGCCGGATTTCGAGACACCACCGGCAATATTGGCCGCTGGAAATGCGTTCATGCAAGGTAGGGAGGTCAAATACACCGCTGCGGCCGGATTGCCGGAATTGCGACGCAGCATTGCCGATTATTACCAGGCGCAATACGGCGTAGATCTGGACCCAAAACGGGTTTTCATTACACCCGGCGCGTCCGGCGCGTTTTTGCTGGCGTTTGGGATTAGTTTAAATCCGGGCGAGCAAATCTTGATGGCTGATCCGTGTTATCCCTGTAACGACAACTTCGTGCAGCTTTTCGACGGTAAAACTCGTTTTGTGAATGTAGGTGCCGAAACGGCGTATCAACTCAACGCCGAGTTGATACGCCAGCACTGGCAGCCGGCCAGCAAAGGCGTATTAATTGCTTCGCCGTCCAACCCTACCGGTACCATCATTGGCAACGATGCGCTGCGCGATGCGATTCAACAGACGCATGCCTTAGGGGGCTGCTTTTATTCGGACGAGATTTACCATGGTCTGGTTTACGGCGAAACAGTCAGCAGTGCTTTGGAGTTCAGCGACGATGTATTTGTCATCAACAGTTTTTCCAAATTCTTTGGCATGACCGGTTGGCGTATCGGCTGGTTGATCGTGCCGGAAGATTTTATCGACGCCGTGGAAAAACTGGCGCAAAACATTTTTATTTCTACGCCTACCCACTCTCAATACGCTGCGTTGGCCTGTTTCAGCACTGAAAATATGGCCGAATTGTATCGACGCCGCGACGAATTTGAAAAGCGGCGGGATTTTCTTTACGACAACTTGTTAAGGTTGGGATTTAAAATAGCCTGTAAACCCCAAGGGGCGTTTTATATTTATGCCGATTGCAGTGCGTTTACCGACGACAGTTTTGAGTTTGCCAAACAGCTACTCGAACAAGAAGGCGTAGCGGTAACACCCGGCAAAGACTTTGGTCAATACTTGGCCAATCAACACATTCGATTTGCATATACCGCTTCAACCGATAGAATGGCCGCCGCGCTTCAGAGACTGGAAAGATTCATATGCCAATAA
- a CDS encoding IS256 family transposase, with amino-acid sequence MTVSSKAIPDDLLDALMSHYQKPEDLIGANGLLKQLTKAIVERALEAEMTAHLGHGKHEAVTNASSNARNGKSRKTLKGDFGDLPIEIPRDRHGEFEPQIIPKHQRRWTGFDDKIISLYARGLTVREIQAHLFELYGTEVSPTLISSVTDAVLEEVGVWQSRPLDPIYPIVYLDCLHTKVRDSGSVRVKAVYLAIGVNLDGHKEVLGLWIAQSEGAKFWLQVVTELKNRGVNDIFIACVDGLKGFPEAIETVFPKAAVQLCIVHLVRHSLNYVSYKRRQSVADDLKQIYRAATAREAEQKLTEFEANWLETYPTIAPIWRRNWGHIIPFFDYPPEIRKVIYTTNTIESVNRSLRKIMKNRAVFPSDDALSKLLYLALRNISQNWTMPVYDWKAALNRFSIQFEDRFPSH; translated from the coding sequence ATGACCGTATCATCAAAAGCCATACCGGATGACCTACTCGACGCCTTGATGTCGCACTATCAAAAACCCGAGGACCTGATCGGTGCCAATGGTCTGCTGAAGCAGTTGACCAAAGCGATAGTCGAACGGGCCCTGGAAGCGGAAATGACCGCGCACTTGGGCCACGGTAAGCATGAGGCGGTGACCAACGCCAGCAGCAATGCCCGAAACGGCAAAAGCCGGAAAACGCTGAAAGGTGACTTCGGCGACTTGCCTATCGAGATTCCCCGCGACCGTCATGGCGAATTCGAACCGCAGATCATTCCTAAGCATCAACGGCGCTGGACCGGTTTCGACGATAAGATCATTTCGTTATATGCCCGAGGACTGACGGTACGGGAAATCCAAGCCCATTTATTCGAGCTTTACGGCACCGAGGTATCCCCCACCTTGATTTCCTCGGTGACCGACGCGGTACTCGAAGAGGTGGGCGTCTGGCAAAGCCGCCCGCTGGATCCGATTTACCCGATTGTGTACCTCGACTGTCTGCATACCAAAGTGCGCGATAGTGGCAGCGTGCGGGTCAAGGCCGTCTATCTGGCCATCGGTGTCAATCTGGACGGCCACAAAGAAGTGCTGGGGCTGTGGATTGCCCAAAGCGAAGGCGCCAAATTTTGGTTGCAAGTGGTCACCGAGCTCAAGAACCGTGGCGTCAACGACATCTTTATCGCCTGTGTCGATGGTCTGAAGGGATTTCCGGAGGCTATCGAAACCGTGTTTCCCAAAGCGGCCGTTCAACTGTGTATTGTCCACTTGGTCCGTCATAGCCTCAACTATGTCAGCTACAAAAGGCGCCAGTCGGTTGCCGACGACCTCAAGCAGATTTATCGAGCCGCAACGGCGAGGGAAGCCGAGCAAAAGCTGACCGAATTCGAGGCCAACTGGCTGGAGACCTATCCCACGATCGCCCCCATCTGGCGACGAAACTGGGGGCACATCATCCCGTTTTTCGACTATCCGCCCGAGATTCGCAAGGTGATCTACACTACCAATACCATCGAATCGGTGAATCGAAGTCTGAGAAAAATCATGAAAAACCGCGCGGTCTTCCCCAGTGATGACGCCTTGTCCAAACTGCTCTATTTGGCGTTGCGCAATATCAGCCAAAATTGGACCATGCCCGTCTACGATTGGAAAGCCGCTTTGAATCGGTTTAGTATTCAGTTCGAAGATCGCTTCCCTAGCCATTAA
- a CDS encoding transposase, which yields MGSRRSDRPQRSTDRRQLRHSIRSKTRCRVEHVFAWMVQWSGKSVRCIGLARSEVRIGFMNLVYNMRRFCAIRRVAAS from the coding sequence ATTGGATCGCGCCGGTCTGATCGCCCGCAAAGGTCAACTGATCGTCGGCAGCTTCGTCACAGCATCCGCTCCAAAACCCGTTGCCGGGTCGAACACGTGTTTGCCTGGATGGTGCAATGGAGCGGAAAGTCAGTCCGTTGCATCGGCCTGGCTCGCTCCGAAGTGCGTATCGGTTTCATGAACTTGGTTTACAACATGAGGCGTTTTTGCGCTATTCGCAGGGTAGCTGCGTCTTGA
- the acs gene encoding acetate--CoA ligase, with protein sequence MSDQKIYPVNPQIAASAHIDSAAYQRLYQQSITEPEAFWAEQAAEFLDWHQPWQQVLQYDYPKGEIQWFLGGKLNVTVNCLDRHLEKRADQVAIIWEGDDPAHDRKLTYRELHAQVCQFANVLKANGVQKGDRVCIYLPMIAEAAVVILACARIGAVHSIVFGGFSADALRDRVIDADCKVLICADESYRGGKIVHSKLNVDKAANQCPNLNTVIVIKHTGHDIPWTAGRDICYHEAMQTASTDCEPVMMDAEDPLFILYTSGSTGQPKGVLHTTGGYLLYAAMTHKYVFDYQEGDVYWCTADIGWITGHSYVLYGPLCNGATSLMFEGVPTYPHPDRFWQVIDKHQVNIFYTAPTAIRALMAQGDDFVTRTKRSSLRILGSVGEPINPEAWEWYYEVVGNKRCPIVDTWWQTETGGILITPLPGATPLKPGSATLPFFGVKPAILDPDGNVLEGEAEGVLVLTYPWPGQARTVYGDHARFIDTYFAKFPGYYFAGDGARRDKDGYYWITGRIDDVLNVCGHRLGTAEIESALVLHDLVAEAAVVGFPHPIKGQGIYAYVTLNVGIEGNSSLKGELKDLVREEISAIALPDLIQWAPGLPKTRSGKIMRRILRKIAANEFHDLGDTSTLADPSVVEQLIANRLKLP encoded by the coding sequence ATGTCAGACCAAAAAATTTATCCGGTTAATCCGCAGATTGCCGCCAGCGCCCATATCGATAGCGCTGCTTATCAGCGTCTCTACCAACAATCGATAACCGAACCGGAAGCTTTTTGGGCTGAACAGGCCGCCGAATTTTTGGACTGGCACCAGCCTTGGCAACAAGTACTGCAATACGACTACCCCAAGGGCGAAATACAATGGTTTCTGGGCGGCAAACTCAATGTCACCGTCAACTGCCTGGACAGACACCTGGAAAAGCGCGCTGACCAGGTGGCGATTATTTGGGAAGGCGACGACCCGGCGCATGATCGTAAACTGACCTACCGCGAACTGCACGCCCAAGTCTGCCAATTCGCGAATGTCCTGAAAGCCAATGGCGTGCAAAAAGGCGACAGAGTCTGCATCTATCTGCCTATGATCGCGGAAGCGGCGGTGGTAATTTTGGCCTGCGCACGGATCGGTGCGGTGCATTCCATCGTATTCGGCGGTTTTTCCGCAGACGCATTGCGCGATCGGGTCATCGATGCCGATTGCAAAGTGTTGATCTGTGCGGACGAAAGCTATCGTGGCGGCAAAATTGTGCATTCGAAATTGAATGTCGATAAGGCCGCCAATCAATGTCCTAATTTGAATACCGTGATAGTGATCAAACACACCGGTCACGACATCCCCTGGACCGCGGGCCGCGACATTTGCTACCACGAAGCCATGCAAACCGCATCGACCGACTGCGAGCCGGTGATGATGGATGCCGAAGATCCCTTGTTTATCCTCTACACCTCCGGATCCACCGGACAACCCAAAGGCGTGCTGCACACTACAGGCGGTTATTTGCTGTACGCGGCAATGACCCACAAATATGTGTTCGATTACCAGGAAGGCGATGTTTACTGGTGTACCGCCGACATTGGTTGGATCACCGGCCATTCCTACGTACTTTACGGCCCGCTGTGCAATGGTGCCACGAGCTTGATGTTCGAAGGGGTGCCGACTTATCCGCATCCAGACCGCTTCTGGCAAGTAATCGACAAACATCAGGTCAATATTTTTTACACAGCGCCGACTGCAATCCGCGCACTGATGGCGCAAGGCGACGATTTTGTTACCCGCACCAAGCGCAGCTCGTTACGCATTCTGGGCAGCGTCGGCGAACCGATTAATCCGGAAGCCTGGGAATGGTATTACGAGGTGGTCGGCAACAAACGCTGCCCTATTGTGGATACTTGGTGGCAAACCGAAACCGGCGGCATTCTAATTACGCCCTTACCTGGCGCAACGCCGTTAAAACCCGGTTCGGCGACGCTGCCGTTTTTCGGGGTAAAACCGGCGATACTCGACCCGGATGGCAATGTTTTGGAAGGTGAAGCTGAAGGCGTCTTGGTACTAACTTACCCATGGCCTGGCCAGGCCCGCACGGTTTATGGCGACCATGCGCGTTTTATCGATACCTATTTCGCCAAATTCCCCGGCTATTATTTCGCCGGCGACGGTGCCCGCCGCGACAAAGACGGCTATTACTGGATTACCGGGCGCATCGACGATGTATTGAACGTTTGCGGCCACCGTTTGGGTACCGCAGAAATCGAAAGCGCATTGGTATTGCACGACCTGGTTGCCGAGGCTGCGGTAGTCGGTTTTCCGCATCCGATTAAAGGCCAGGGGATTTATGCTTATGTGACTTTAAACGTCGGCATTGAAGGTAACAGCAGCCTGAAAGGCGAATTGAAGGACTTGGTGCGCGAAGAAATCAGCGCCATCGCCCTGCCCGACCTGATTCAATGGGCGCCGGGCCTGCCGAAAACTCGCTCCGGCAAGATCATGCGCCGCATCTTGCGTAAAATCGCCGCCAACGAATTCCACGATCTCGGCGATACCTCAACGCTTGCTGATCCTTCGGTGGTCGAGCAATTGATCGCCAACCGTCTCAAACTGCCTTAA
- a CDS encoding DMT family transporter, with amino-acid sequence MKIRLALAYLGVVLVWTTTPLAIKWSSIGVSYVFGAMARMTTGLACLLLLLLLLRRRLPLNRPALMTYLAVAVQLYGSMLITYWSAQFVPSGWISVIFGLSPFMTAFMAAAYLKERSLGWGKLFAYSLGVGGLVVMFSSALELDELALQGVIGVLVATFIHAASAVWVKQIDARLSALQLVTGGLLISVPLYFGTWYWLDDGILPETIPEQTLYSIAYLGIVATTLGFALYYFILNNMQATNVAMMNLMTPIMSLLLGYTVNHEPLTLKTMAGTALIMCALLIYEIVNRRQQRNGG; translated from the coding sequence GTGAAAATTCGACTTGCCTTAGCATACCTTGGCGTAGTGTTGGTCTGGACCACGACACCGCTGGCAATAAAATGGAGCAGTATTGGCGTCAGTTACGTATTCGGCGCCATGGCACGGATGACCACGGGCTTGGCCTGCCTGCTGTTGTTATTGTTACTGTTGCGCCGGCGTTTGCCGCTCAACCGCCCCGCTTTGATGACTTACCTGGCGGTGGCGGTACAGCTTTACGGCAGTATGCTGATTACCTATTGGTCGGCGCAATTCGTACCGTCCGGCTGGATTTCGGTGATTTTCGGTTTAAGCCCTTTTATGACCGCCTTCATGGCCGCCGCCTATCTGAAAGAACGCAGCCTGGGCTGGGGTAAGTTATTCGCTTATAGCTTGGGGGTGGGCGGTTTAGTGGTGATGTTCAGCTCGGCGCTGGAATTGGATGAGTTGGCTCTACAAGGCGTGATCGGCGTACTGGTGGCAACCTTTATACACGCGGCCAGTGCGGTGTGGGTCAAACAAATTGACGCGCGCTTGTCGGCTTTACAATTAGTCACGGGGGGATTGTTAATCTCGGTCCCATTGTATTTCGGCACTTGGTATTGGCTGGATGACGGCATATTGCCTGAAACCATTCCGGAGCAAACCCTGTATTCGATAGCCTACCTTGGCATCGTTGCGACAACGTTGGGTTTTGCTTTGTATTATTTTATATTGAACAATATGCAAGCCACCAACGTGGCGATGATGAATCTGATGACGCCGATCATGTCGTTGCTGCTTGGCTACACGGTAAATCATGAGCCATTGACGCTGAAAACCATGGCGGGCACCGCGCTGATTATGTGCGCGCTGTTGATTTACGAAATCGTCAATCGCCGGCAACAACGGAATGGCGGGTAA
- a CDS encoding rhodanese-like domain-containing protein, producing MPINQYTPQQLQQHLQDDPSVFLLDVREPHEFAYAKIAGSVLIPLQQIPARFAEVPADRDVVVICHHGMRSQQACNFLQHSGLQRLFNLKGGIDAWSQVCDPSVPRY from the coding sequence ATGCCAATAAATCAATACACGCCACAACAGCTACAACAACATTTACAGGACGACCCATCGGTATTTTTACTGGACGTCAGGGAGCCCCACGAGTTTGCCTACGCCAAGATTGCCGGTAGCGTATTGATACCGCTGCAGCAAATCCCCGCGCGCTTCGCCGAAGTGCCTGCAGACCGTGACGTGGTGGTGATTTGTCATCATGGTATGCGTAGCCAGCAAGCTTGCAATTTTTTGCAGCATTCCGGTCTGCAAAGATTGTTCAATTTGAAGGGCGGCATCGACGCCTGGTCTCAGGTTTGCGATCCGTCCGTCCCACGTTACTAA
- the dksA gene encoding RNA polymerase-binding protein DksA, with amino-acid sequence MNNTNPAASEFTFKPYEEKEGEEYMNEAQLSHFSAILNKWKSELMMEVDRTVHHMQDEAANFPDPNDRATQESEFSLELRTRDRERKLIKKIDESLKEIESGNYGYCETCGIEIGIRRLEARPTANLCIDCKTLDEIREKQLG; translated from the coding sequence ATGAACAATACAAACCCTGCCGCATCGGAATTTACTTTTAAGCCTTATGAGGAAAAAGAAGGCGAAGAGTACATGAACGAGGCGCAGTTGAGCCATTTTTCCGCCATCTTAAATAAATGGAAATCCGAACTAATGATGGAAGTGGATCGTACCGTCCACCACATGCAGGACGAAGCGGCCAACTTTCCCGATCCGAACGACCGGGCCACGCAGGAATCAGAGTTCAGCCTGGAACTGCGCACCCGCGACCGCGAACGCAAATTGATCAAGAAGATCGACGAATCCTTGAAGGAAATTGAGTCGGGCAATTACGGCTATTGCGAAACGTGCGGTATCGAGATTGGCATTCGCCGTCTGGAAGCACGTCCCACCGCCAACCTGTGCATCGATTGCAAAACGCTCGATGAAATCAGGGAAAAGCAATTGGGTTAA
- a CDS encoding DUF4301 family protein: MIMAGISSIGLPLFSHRMVFSRWPNVAVLLAFNCIDTYNKIYNIKNYNMMLSNNDLQQISEKCISESQIVHQLKSFETGFPFLKIINAASPGQGITIASDAQINDLLETWDAYLKSNASILKFVPASGAASRMFKDLYEFLDADYAEPTKPAEIKFITEIKNFAFYNALNECCLKNNNKSIDDLIKNGETKAIVSNLLNSDGLNYGALPKGLLLFHTYNNEKRTSLQEHLVEGGLYASNASNEVNIHFTVSTEHRQLFENHVNDTLSEYENVLGKKFNISFSEQKTSTDTIAVDEQNQPFRENGKLVFRPGGHGALIENLNDLNADVIFIKNIDNVVPDSLKNQTVKYKKAIAGLLIKLQQKAFENLQLLEKDNISISSLHEIALFCEKELNNIHPDINKLDKSDLKQYLKSKLDRPIRVCGMVKNTGEPGGGPFLTVNADGTVSTQILESSQIDLSNPTEKAKMMNSTHFNPVDLVCGVKNYKGEKFNLLQYVDKQTGFISSKSKGGKELKALELPGLWNGAMSDWNTIFVEVPMETFNPVKTVNDLLRPEHQQIR; the protein is encoded by the coding sequence ATGATCATGGCGGGTATCAGTAGCATTGGGTTGCCGCTTTTTTCCCATCGGATGGTTTTTTCGAGGTGGCCAAATGTAGCCGTACTTTTGGCGTTTAATTGTATAGATACATATAACAAAATTTACAACATCAAAAATTATAACATGATGCTATCAAACAACGATTTACAGCAAATTAGCGAAAAATGTATTTCAGAATCACAAATTGTTCATCAGCTTAAAAGTTTTGAAACTGGTTTCCCGTTTTTGAAAATTATTAATGCGGCATCACCAGGGCAGGGTATTACCATTGCTTCGGATGCACAAATTAATGATTTGTTGGAAACATGGGATGCTTATTTGAAAAGCAATGCTTCAATACTCAAATTTGTTCCGGCATCGGGTGCGGCCAGTCGTATGTTTAAAGATTTATATGAGTTTTTGGATGCCGATTATGCCGAACCAACAAAACCTGCTGAAATTAAATTTATTACTGAAATTAAAAACTTCGCTTTTTACAATGCTTTGAACGAATGTTGTTTGAAAAATAATAATAAAAGTATTGATGATTTGATTAAAAATGGAGAAACAAAAGCTATTGTATCCAATTTATTAAATAGTGATGGCTTGAATTATGGTGCGTTGCCCAAAGGCTTGCTTTTATTTCACACATATAACAATGAAAAACGTACTTCGCTACAGGAGCATTTGGTGGAAGGGGGATTGTATGCTTCTAATGCATCGAATGAAGTAAATATTCATTTCACAGTTTCAACTGAACACCGTCAGCTGTTTGAAAATCATGTAAATGATACACTTTCTGAATACGAAAATGTACTGGGCAAAAAATTCAACATCAGTTTCTCAGAACAAAAAACATCGACTGACACTATAGCTGTCGACGAACAAAATCAACCATTTCGCGAAAATGGAAAATTAGTTTTTCGCCCCGGAGGACATGGTGCTCTTATTGAAAATCTGAACGATTTGAATGCAGATGTTATTTTTATTAAAAATATTGATAACGTGGTTCCTGATTCACTTAAAAATCAAACAGTTAAATACAAGAAAGCTATTGCGGGTTTATTGATTAAGCTTCAACAAAAAGCGTTTGAAAATCTTCAATTATTGGAGAAAGATAATATCTCTATTTCAAGCTTACATGAAATTGCTCTGTTTTGCGAAAAGGAACTTAATAACATTCATCCTGACATTAATAAATTGGATAAAAGTGATTTAAAACAGTATCTTAAATCAAAACTAGATCGTCCGATTAGGGTTTGTGGTATGGTTAAAAACACCGGAGAGCCTGGTGGCGGTCCTTTTCTTACTGTAAATGCAGACGGAACCGTGTCTACTCAAATTCTCGAAAGTTCGCAAATTGATTTATCAAATCCGACAGAAAAAGCAAAAATGATGAATTCAACACATTTTAATCCTGTGGATTTGGTATGTGGAGTGAAGAACTATAAAGGCGAAAAATTTAATCTTTTACAATACGTTGATAAGCAAACCGGATTTATTTCATCGAAATCGAAGGGTGGTAAAGAATTGAAAGCTTTAGAGTTGCCCGGACTTTGGAATGGCGCCATGAGCGATTGGAATACAATTTTTGTTGAAGTTCCTATGGAAACATTCAATCCGGTAAAAACAGTGAACGATTTGCTTCGTCCTGAGCATCAGCAAATAAGATAA
- the gluQRS gene encoding tRNA glutamyl-Q(34) synthetase GluQRS, with product MGRFAPSPTGPLHLGSLYTALASYLDARQHKGLWLLRIDDLDTPRNMPGASEEILNCLQSFGLHWDGEVYYQSQQLNQYEEAIVKLQNRHELYPCTCSRSLLANSPLIYPGYCRIKEQSIQSPHALRVKTADVSMRFVDELQGDVSQNLATEHGDFIVKRKDGIVAYQLACVVDDQRQKVNRVVRGYDLLDSTPKQQYLQYLLGYPSLQYMHIPLIVDHRGNKLSKQTRAEAVNSHQAGPTLFQLLTLLKQNPPPDLRLAAIDSILEWAVEHWQAERLTNTQAVSALQHN from the coding sequence ATCGGCCGGTTTGCGCCCTCGCCTACCGGCCCGCTTCATCTTGGTTCTTTATACACCGCTCTCGCCAGCTATCTGGATGCCCGTCAGCATAAAGGTCTATGGCTATTGCGCATCGACGATCTCGATACGCCGCGCAATATGCCTGGAGCCAGCGAGGAAATCCTGAATTGCCTGCAAAGCTTTGGTTTGCATTGGGACGGCGAGGTGTATTACCAAAGCCAACAACTCAATCAGTATGAAGAAGCCATTGTCAAACTGCAAAACCGGCATGAGCTATATCCTTGCACCTGTAGCCGCAGTTTATTGGCAAACTCTCCTTTGATTTATCCAGGCTATTGCCGCATCAAGGAACAATCAATTCAATCGCCACATGCGCTGCGCGTAAAAACCGCGGATGTATCCATGCGCTTTGTTGACGAACTGCAGGGTGATGTCAGCCAAAACCTGGCTACTGAGCACGGCGATTTTATCGTCAAACGAAAGGACGGCATCGTCGCTTACCAACTGGCGTGTGTTGTCGACGACCAGCGGCAAAAGGTCAATCGGGTGGTAAGAGGTTACGATTTATTGGATTCGACCCCCAAACAGCAGTATTTACAGTATTTGCTGGGTTACCCATCACTGCAATACATGCATATTCCGTTGATTGTCGATCACAGAGGCAATAAGCTCAGTAAGCAAACCCGCGCCGAAGCCGTCAATTCACATCAAGCCGGACCAACCTTGTTTCAGCTGCTAACCTTACTCAAGCAAAATCCACCGCCCGATTTGCGGCTGGCTGCAATCGACAGTATTCTGGAATGGGCCGTCGAACATTGGCAAGCCGAACGCTTGACAAACACCCAGGCCGTCTCAGCCTTACAACACAATTAA